Proteins from one Pleuronectes platessa chromosome 16, fPlePla1.1, whole genome shotgun sequence genomic window:
- the LOC128458029 gene encoding trinucleotide repeat-containing gene 6C protein isoform X4, producing MEDKKKKKQEEKKKKEAAQKKATEQITKELPPQSSQGAQYDNPLWGHLPTNRSATSAASSTNLSGWDQLSINQKDTEAWSSITLSKSQAPPGGCPLDTDPGRLTSTSSSSSSSGSSSSTSSSCSTVTMATGANSQTGHFPANLSSKANSGTSPASHTGTSMLSNQVAANRSWGSGPGPSHCPPQSSAGNEVKSDSPVGGAGSRGWGSSSSTTNYNLNLNPNANPSAWPMLGHDGPGTGGGSSGGANTISPPQPTPNLCNQPGPPPAQTSTCTGANTNSNSSGIGSAWGGLMTSDMSEPHPSPSTNVSFSSEPQNLKTDGPNHTNKQEPSSPIHSLPGWGNAPVGMSSMGQPPKGGPQVNGEDSSSVWGNSGDSKAPSSKEAPGWNSGWGHGGGGAGNTGGWGDQSRGDWGKQHTEEAQGSWDTPSSPPQETKASPWGRAVSTAVASEGSSDSMEGHPPCRDSSRDNPAPLPPAQDLDPRVLCNTGWGQTPVRQHTSWDMVESKRKKDAATESRGSGPTTPNNSQGPSNTSMGPTQRSDPGSKNDVPGSQGASGWGGSIAATNKPNSGWGEPPNNIKPPAAPSGWGNSPAGGPTTSVPKNGGQSWREEKPSGWDDAHIKATSQGWGEQQKASHGWGNSGGSNNTGDWGEPEESKKSPTNPAWEGEAAGWKEKPRGWGMPASGSGISGAGGNGGWAEPVSQRPSGPPQGWAGKPQDGPSGNSGGGGVGSWGGSNSVKQAAGRSGSKQESSADPTGWEEPSPPSIRRKMEIDDGTSAWGDPGVYNKAVNLWDKNNPGNSQAKVPTGGNNPPVPNNNHHHSQNHPYHGPPAPLQNHSQNSLNPGPTSGPMDPVVPHQPGPSHNRAPLITQGWGEIPSSHTKSESTWGEPAPPPVSMDNGTSAWNKQTGSCGGWSEGNQDSYGRGNPAMTSASCKPAPKPMQDGWGGGGGGEELSLSGGQWDAEEGDMWNTAPSQESNSSCNSWGNTSKKVPQKVKVPGKQEEAWIMNRLIKQLTDMGFPRDPAEEALKSNNLNLDQAMSALLEKKTELDKRGMGMAGHDYNNGLINKPMSCPRPPLLSKDPSADPRMPFMDKQMQSGMFGGGGAAQARTMQQTQQPPQPPVPPLSSSQPSVRAQVPQFLSPQVQAQLLQFAAKNIGLNPALLTSPINPQHMTLLNQLYQLQLAYQRLQIQQQMLQAQRNVSGPIRQQEQQVARTINNMQQQIQQHQRQLAQALLMKHQQQQPPPSHSGLHPGGTKSPLDSFPGHPHAPGLPDLQTKELHSSPNTYSPYSLSGLNPNMNVNCMEVGSLAMKEPHQPQSRLSQWTHPNSIESLSGNSSLLEPSLGKHGANLGPPGKPPQLEDSYSPYNLMSSSDSPTSPLVPADNWGQGKSNNDKMANGTNINWPPEFCPGVPWKGLQNIDPENDPNMTPGSVPSGPTINTNIQDVNRYLLRDRSGGKLSEMKSTWSSGPVSHSQASLSHELWKVPQGPRSSNIAPSRPPPGLTHSKPSSTWGGNSLGLAQGWSSSYTSAGTTWSTDSSTRTSSWLVLRNLTPQIDGSTLRTLCMQHGPLITFHLNLTQGNAVVRYSSKDEAAKAQKSLHMCVLGNTTILAEFAGEEEVNRFFAQGQSLGVTTSWQATPGSNQTRMGGTGSGAPHPIGHSPHWNNNNNGSGGLGGGAKTGGELLWGGVPQYSNLWGPPSGEDGRIMGSPTPINTLLPGDLLSGESM from the exons AACTGCCCCCCCAGAGCAGCCAGGGAGCCCAGTATGATAATCCCCTCTGGGGACACCTGCCAACTAATAGGAGTGCCACAAGTGCTGCCTCTTCCACCAATCTCAGTGGTTGGGACCAACTGAGTATTAACCAGAAGGACACAGAGGCTTGGTCTTCGATTACCCTCAGCAAGAGCCAGGCCCCTCCTGGAGGATGCCCTTTGGATACTGACCCTGGTCGCTtgaccagcaccagcagcagcagcagcagcagcggcagcagcagcagtactagtagtagttgtagtacAGTTACTATGGCCACAGGGGCCAACAGCCAGACAGGCCACTTCCCTGCCAACCTTAGCAGCAAGGCCAACAGTGGAACCAGTCCTGCCAGTCATACTGGAACCAGCATGCTCTCTAACCAGGTTGCAGCCAATCGCAGCTGGGGTTCTGGACCTGGACCCTCCCATTGCCCCCCTCAGTCCTCAGCGGGGAATGAAGTAAAGAGTGACAGTCCAGTGGGGGGAGCAGGCAGCAGGGGCTGGGGCTCATCATCTTCCACCACCAACTATAACTTGAACCTAAACCCTAATGCCAACCCATCTGCCTGGCCAATGCTGGGGCATGATGGACCTGGTACAGGGGGAGGCAGCTCAGGGGGAGCCAACACCATTTCACCTCCTCAACCTACACCAAACCTCTGTAATCAGCCTGGCCCTCCACCAGCCCAGACCAGCACCTGTACTGGAGCCAACACTAACAGCAACTCCTCTGGGATTGGCAGCGCCTGGGGAGGTTTAATGACCTCTGACATGTCAGAGCCACACCCCTCCCCATCCACGAATGTGTCTTTCAGTTCAGAACCTCAGAACCTTAAAACTGATGGACCAAATCACACTAATAAGCAGGAACCGTCAAGCCCTATACACAGCCTGCCTGGCTGGGGTAATGCACCTGTAGGGATGAGTTCAATGGGCCAACCTCCAAAAGGGGGCCCGCAGGTCAATGGAGAAGATAGTAGCTCAGTATGGGGTAACAGTGGCGACTCTAAGGCACCTTCATCTAAGGAGGCACCTGGCTGGAACTCTGGCTGGggccatggaggaggtggagcagggaaTACTGGAGGATGGGGTGACCAGTCCCGTGGAGACTGGGGGAAACAGCACACTGAAGAGGCCCAGGGAAGCTGGGATACCCCAAGCTCTCCTCCGCAGGAGACAAAGGCTAGTCCTTGGGGCAGAGCTGTGAGCACAGCTGTtgccagtgaagggagcagtGACAGCATGGAAGGACATCCCCCATGCAGAGACTCATCCAGAGATAATCCAGCTCCTCTGCCCCCTGCACAGGATCTGGACCCCAGGGTGTTGTGTAACACTGGGTGGGGACAGACCCCTGTTCGCCAGCACACCTCGTGGGATATGGTTGAGAGTAAACGCAAGAAAGATGCAGCCACTGAATCACGGGGCTCTGGCCCAACCACTCCAAACAATTCCCAGGGGCCCTCCAACACTAGCATGGGCCCCACTCAGAGGAGTGACCCTGGGAGCAAAAATGATGTGCCTGGTTCTCAGGGAGCTTCAGGTTGGGGTGGAAGCATAGCAGCTACCAACAAGCCCAACTCTGGTTGGGGAGAGCCACCTAACAACATTAAGCCCCCAGCTGCCCCCAGTGGCTGGGGGAACTCTCCAGCAGGAGGCCCCACCACCAGTGTACCTAAGAATGGTGGTCAGTcatggagagaggagaagccAAGTGGGTGGGACGATGCTCACATCAAGGCAACATCCCAAGGCTGGGGAGAGCAACAAAAAGCCTCCCACGGCTGGGGCAATAGTGGAGGCAGCAATAACACTGGTGATTGGGGAGAACCAGAAGAGAGCAAAAAAAGTCCCACCAACCCTGCCTGGGAAGGCGAGGCAGCAGGCTGGAAGGAAAAGCCACGAGGCTGGGGAATGCCAGCTTCAGGATCAGGGAtatctggagctggaggaaatGGTGGCTGGGCAGAACCAGTTTCCCAGCGACCCAGTGGCCCTCCTCAAGGATGGGCTGGCAAGCCTCAGGATGGGCCCAGTGGTAATAGTGGAGGAGGGGGCGTAGGCTCTTGGGGTGGCTCAAACTCAGTGAAGCAAGCTGCAGGTCGGAGTGGCAGTAAGCAGGAATCCTCAGCTGATCCTACAGGCTGGGAAGAGCCCTCCCCACCTTCAATCCGACGGAAAATGGAGATAGATGATGGGACCTCAGCTTGGGGTGACCCTGGTGTCTACAACAAGGCTGTCAACTTGTGGGACAAGAATAATCCAGGAAATTCCCAGGCTAAAGTTCCCACTGGAGGCAATAATCCCCCAGTTCCAAACAACAACCATCACCACTCTCAGAATCACCCATATCACGGGCCACCTGCACCTTTACAGAATCACAGTCAAAATTCTCTAAACCCAGGGCCCACCAGTGGGCCAATGGACCCTGTTGTGCCACACCAGCCTGGGCCATCTCATAACAGGGCTCCCCTGATAACTCAAG gctggggagaaATACCAAGCTCCCACACAAAGTCGGAGAGCACTTGGGGGGAACCTGCACCTCCTCCGGTCAGCATGGACAATGGGACGTCTGCCTGGAACAAACAAACTGGTAGCTGTGGAGGCTGGAGTGAGGGTAACCAGGACAGCTATGGCAGGGGCAACCCAGCAATGACATCTGCATCTTGCAAACCTG CCCCCAAACCTATGCAAGACGGatggggaggtggaggtggaggtgaggagCTGAGCCTGTCAGGGGGTCAGTGGGATGCTGAGGAGGGAGACATGTGGAATACTGCTCCCTCCCAGGAGAGCAACTCCTCCTGCAACTCTTGGGGCAATACATCCAAAAAGGTCCCACAGAAG GTGAAGGTCCCAGGAAAGCAAGAAGAGGCCTGGATCATGAATCGTCTCATCAAACAGTTGACAGACATGGGCTTCCCT AGGGATCCAGCAGAGGAGGCTCTGAAGAGCAACAACTTGAACCTAGACCAGGCCATGAGTGCCCTGCTGGAGAAGAAGACGGAGCTGGACAAGCGGGGGATGGGGATGGCCGGACACGACTACAACAACGGGCTCATCAACAAGCCCATGAGCTGCCCTCGGCCCCCGCTTCTTTCCAAAGACCCCTCCGCAGACCCCCGCATGCCCTTCATGGATAAG CAGATGCAGAGTGGAATGTTTGGCGGCGGTGGAGCAGCACAAGCCCGGACCATGCAGCAGACGCAGCAGCCTCCTCAGCCGCCAGTGCCGcctctcagctcctctcagcCTAGTGTACGTGCTCAAGTGCCTCAGTTTCTCTCCCCTCAG GTTCAAGCACAGCTCTTACAGTTTGCAGCAAAAAACATTGGTCTCAATCCTGCACTTTTAACCTCACCAATAAACCCTCAACATATGACCCTTCTGAATCAACTTTACCAGCTGCAACTG GCATACCAGCGTTTACAAATTCAGCAGCAGATGTTGCAGGCGCAGCGCAATGTTTCTGGTCCCATTCGACAACAAGAGCAGCAA gttgcACGTACAATCAAtaacatgcagcagcagatccaACAGCACCAGCGTCAGCTGGCCCAGGCCCTGCTGATGAAGCATCAGCAACAGCAGCCGCCTCCCTCCCACTCGGGCCTGCATCCTGGTGGGACCAAATCCCCCCTGGATTCATTTCCAGGTCACCCCCACGCTCCAGGCCTCCCTGACCTGCAGACCAAAGAGCTGCACTCATCTCCTAACACCTACAGCCCCTACTCTCTCT CCGGACTGAATCCAAACATGAATGTAAACTGTATGGAGGTGGGAAGTCTGGCTATGAAGGAACCCCACCAACCCCAATCGCGCCTGTCGCAGTGGACGCACCCGAACTCCATCGAAAGCCTTTCTGGTAACTCCTCTCTTCTAGAGCCCAGCCTGGGCAAGCATG GTGCCAACTTGGGTCCCCCGGGTAAACCCCCACAGCTGGAGGACTCTTACAGTCCCTACAACCTCATGTCCAGCTCAGACTCTCCTACCAGCCCCCTGGTCCCCGCAGACAATTGGGGACAGGGCAAAAGTAACAATGACAAGATGGCCAATGGGACCAATATCAACTGGCCGCCAG AGTTCTGCCCCGGTGTTCCCTGGAAGGGTCTGCAGAATATCGACCCTGAGAATGACCCCAACATGACCCCTGGCAGTGTCCCCAGTGGGCCCACCATCAACACCAATATCCAAGATGTCAACCGCTACTTGCTACGGGACAGGAGTGGAG GAAAACTGTCAGAGATGAAATCTACCTGGTCTTCTGGCCCTGTCTCTCATAGCCAGGCCTCCTTGTCCCACGAGCTGTGGAAGGTCCCTCAGGGGCCCCGGAGCAGCAATATAGCCCCTTCACGTCCCCCACCTGGCCTCACCCACAGCAAGCCTTCCTCAACGTGGGGGGGCAACTCCCTGGGTCTGGCCCAAGGCTGGAGCAGCTCTTACACCTCAG CAGGTACCACGTGGAGTACAGACAGCTCCACCAGGACCAGTAGCTGGCTGGTTTTGAGGAACCTCACTCCACAG ATTGATGGTTCGACACTGCGTACACTGTGCATGCAGCACGGCCCCCTCATCACATTCCACCTCAACCTAACACAGGGCAACGCTGTGGTGCGCTACAGCTCCAAGGATGAGGCTGCCAAGGCTCAGAAGTCCCTGCACAT GTGCGTGCTCGGGAACACCACCATCCTGGCAGAGTTTGCtggggaggaggaagtgaaCCGCTTCTTTGCACAGGGCCAGTCGCTCGGCGTAACAACCAGCTGGCAGGCCACTCCAGGCTCCAATCAGACAAGGATGGGTGGGACCGGGTCCGGAGCCCCTCATCCTATCGGTCACTCGCCCCactggaacaacaacaacaacggcaGCGGTGGCCTTGGAGGCGGAGCAAAGACAGGCGGGGAGTTGCTTTGGGGTGGCGTGCCACAGTATTCTAACCTGTGGGGACCCCCAAGTGGAGAGGATGGACGGATCATGGGGAGTCCCACACCAATCAATACGCTGCTGCCTGGGGACCTGCTGAGTGGAGAGTCCATGTAG